A genomic window from Ascaphus truei isolate aAscTru1 chromosome 1, aAscTru1.hap1, whole genome shotgun sequence includes:
- the DMRTA1 gene encoding doublesex- and mab-3-related transcription factor A1, which yields MDRSSPSASIGCRPLLPPAPPPHLPSQSALPVPPAMPMPASFLRPPTLLLRAAAAAAASACAPRLPGSLDRGGGSAQYPRTPKCARCRNHGVVSALKGHKRFCRWRDCSCAKCTLIAERQRVMAAQVALRRQQAQEESEVRGVQHFMYPAAGEVPQRGHRAQAPPGLSQEGNKGLDETAENHDPYYGRIARSTVLSHSLPQSSPDGIGNVSHALKFSGPTTSIKEDSVQSPGSEERSEGADSPRSLSSSDLESGNESEWPNVHSASSSKLPVVSSRHRDPLEILSKVFPNHKQSNLESIMKYCKGDVVQAIELVLNGKEHKQDVRDIESPSGSELSTFTRDSTFSITGLGFGALGTKSAFSPLHTNPPSAGGDTNIYGFNPRLGFTPLRLAYSTSSRGLPGFISPYLTSGFVPSFPLRPGMDYSFPGMLRDASYYPRKDSVSISGLYSRLNQENQ from the exons ATGGACCGCAGCAGTCCCAGCGCAAGCATCGGCTGCAGACCCCTCCTGCCCCCAGCGCCCCCTCCACATCTCCCCTCTCAGTCGGCCCTGCCCGTGCCCCCAGCGATGCCCATGCCTGCCTCGTTCCTGCGACCCCCTACTCTGCTGCTGAGAGCCGCAGCCGCAGCCGCAGCATCCGCCTGCGCACCGAGGCTTCCTGGGTCTCTAGACAGGGGAGGTGGGAGTGCTCAGTACCCGCGGACCCCTAAGTGCGCCCGATGCCGCAACCACGGCGTGGTGTCCGCGCTGAAGGGGCACAAGCGCTTTTGCCGGTGGAGGGACTGCTCCTGTGCCAAGTGCACCCTGATCGCGGAGAGGCAGCGGGTGATGGCAGCGCAGGTGGCGCTCAGGAGGCAACAGGCGCAGGAGGAGAGCGAGGTCAGAGGGGTGCAGCACTTCATGTACCCAGCGGCAGGCGAGGTCCCACAGCGCGGGCACAGGGCGCAGGCGCCCCCGGGCTTAAGCCAGGAGGGTAATAAAG GCTTGGATGAAACAGCTGAAAATCATGACCCATACTATGGAAGAATAGCAAGATCAACTGTGCTTTCTCATTCTCTTCCACAATCATCTCCAGATGGCATTGGTAATGTAAGTCATGCGTTAAAGTTTTCAGGACCTACAACTTCAATCAAAGAAGATTCTGTTCAATCCCCTGGATCTGAGGAGAGATCAGAAGGTGCCGACAGTCCCAGATCACTGTCTTCTTCAGATTTGGAATCAGGAAATGAAAGTGAATGGCCGAATGTGCACAGTGCCTCTAGTTCTAAACTGCCAGTTGTGTCTTCTAGACATAGAGATCCCCTTGAGATCCTAAGCAAGGTCTTTCCAAACCACAAACAGAGCAACTTAGAAAGCATTATGAAGTATTGCAAAGGGGATGTGGTTCAAGCCATTGAACTGGTTTTAAATGGCAAAGAGCACAAACAAGATGTCAGGGACATTGAAAGCCCATCAGGATCAGAACTCAGTACCTTCACAAGAGATTCAACTTTCAGCATTACTGGCTTAGGTTTTGGTGCACTTGGCACAAAATCTGCCTTTTCTCCTCTGCACACAAATCCACCTTCTGCCGGAGGTGATACAAACATCTATGGCTTTAATCCCAGACTTGGGTTTACTCCATTGAGGTTGGCTTATTCCACTTCTAGCAGAGGACTACCTGGGTTTATATCACCCTACCTAACATCTGGGTTTGTTCCATCTTTTCCTTTGAGGCCTGGTATGGACTACTCATTCCCAGGAATGTTACGTGATGCCTCCTATTACCCACGTAAAGACTCTGTGAGCATAAGTGGACTTTACTCAAGGCTAAACCAAGAAAACCAGTAG